A part of Blastopirellula marina genomic DNA contains:
- the nusA gene encoding transcription termination factor NusA: MNPSEVLRIVDAIHRDKKIDKEIVFQAIESALVSASRKYHSEDAEVVINIDRKDGSISGHIDGVPMDPEETVGRIGAQTAKQVIIQKIREAERDALHEEYDDLIGQMVNGIVHRSEGGATIVTLDNVEAILPRSEQIPGESFHANDRVRAVIFEVRKQGSRVKVVLSRTNKKFVERLFEQEIPEITENVIEIRNISREPGYRSKVAVDSSDQRVDCVGACVGVRGNRIKNIVDELAGERIDIVRWSENPQELITNALQPAEVEEVILCQMMGRAIVLVREDQLSLAIGRRGQNVRLASKLCGWDIEIMLREELEEQIERAVSGFSTIEGITEEVAEQLVGEGFLSYDDLSVIETDALMEMGEYTEEQVEQIRDLAEQQAEQAERAMEAERRRIRDEKLKDGSAQ; this comes from the coding sequence ATGAATCCGTCTGAAGTCTTGCGAATCGTAGATGCGATTCACCGGGACAAAAAGATCGACAAGGAAATCGTCTTCCAGGCGATCGAATCGGCATTGGTTTCCGCTTCGCGGAAGTACCATTCCGAGGACGCCGAGGTGGTGATCAATATCGATCGAAAAGACGGTTCCATTAGCGGTCATATCGACGGTGTCCCCATGGATCCGGAAGAGACCGTAGGCCGTATCGGTGCTCAAACTGCCAAGCAAGTCATTATTCAGAAGATCCGTGAAGCCGAACGGGATGCGCTGCACGAAGAGTACGACGACCTGATCGGCCAAATGGTCAACGGTATCGTCCATCGCAGTGAGGGTGGTGCGACGATCGTCACCTTGGATAACGTGGAAGCGATCCTCCCACGTAGCGAACAAATCCCGGGCGAATCGTTCCATGCGAACGATCGCGTGCGAGCGGTGATATTCGAGGTGCGCAAGCAAGGGAGCCGCGTGAAAGTGGTTCTCAGCCGTACCAATAAAAAGTTCGTGGAACGTCTGTTCGAACAGGAAATCCCCGAAATTACCGAGAACGTCATCGAGATTCGCAACATCAGCCGCGAGCCTGGCTACCGTAGCAAGGTCGCCGTCGATAGCTCGGATCAGCGCGTCGACTGTGTTGGCGCCTGCGTTGGTGTTCGTGGTAATCGAATCAAAAATATCGTGGATGAACTTGCCGGCGAACGCATCGACATCGTGCGCTGGAGCGAGAATCCGCAAGAACTGATCACCAATGCCTTGCAACCGGCAGAGGTCGAGGAAGTGATTTTGTGCCAGATGATGGGTCGCGCCATCGTCTTGGTTCGCGAAGATCAGCTTTCCTTGGCAATCGGTCGTCGAGGCCAAAATGTCCGTCTCGCAAGCAAACTGTGTGGCTGGGACATCGAGATCATGCTCCGCGAAGAACTCGAAGAGCAGATCGAACGTGCCGTGTCTGGGTTCAGCACCATTGAAGGCATTACGGAAGAAGTCGCCGAACAATTGGTCGGCGAAGGCTTCCTGTCCTACGACGACCTTTCGGTCATCGAGACGGATGCATTGATGGAGATGGGCGAGTACACGGAAGAGCAAGTTGAACAGATACGCGATCTGGCCGAGCAGCAAGCGGAACAGGCCGAACGGGCCATGGAAGCTGAACGCCGGCGAATTCGCGATGAAAAACTCAAGGATGGCTCCGCACAATGA
- a CDS encoding ABC transporter ATP-binding protein — translation MAKVVLNQVSKRFSDSVAAVSELNLEVADREFLVLVGPSGCGKTTTLRMIAGLEEVSNGQITIGDRDVTHVSPKDRDIAMVFQNYALYPHMTVRRNMSFGLRLRYGGNLVSRMWRRWQNSESAAKREEQFQQIPAKVDQVADTLGIGKLLDRYPRELSGGERQRVALGRAIVREPAAFLFDEPLSNLDAKLRVEMRRELKELHRRLGATMIYVTHDQVEAMTLGDRIAVMDKGVLQQVGPPSEVYHKPANRFVASFLGTPGMNLLEGELVQENGRFQFRGCGIQLELAASQCPELEPSGSRKVTLGVRPEDILLTEDASAEWLAAGQGQVELIESLGDVGFVHIRLPADEANGAVSPRITAKAGVNVALDRSILGLQDRPASIAFRATTLHWFDGKTGLRLSSPGRD, via the coding sequence ATGGCGAAAGTCGTTCTAAACCAAGTTAGCAAACGATTTTCCGATTCAGTTGCTGCCGTTTCCGAGCTGAACTTAGAGGTCGCCGATCGAGAGTTTCTGGTCCTGGTGGGTCCCAGTGGTTGTGGAAAAACGACCACATTGCGGATGATTGCTGGTCTGGAAGAGGTTTCGAACGGCCAGATCACAATTGGGGATCGAGACGTTACTCACGTTTCGCCAAAAGATCGTGACATCGCAATGGTTTTCCAAAACTACGCGTTGTATCCCCACATGACCGTCCGACGAAATATGTCGTTCGGGCTCCGGCTTCGCTATGGTGGGAACTTGGTATCCCGGATGTGGCGGCGTTGGCAAAATTCCGAGAGTGCTGCGAAACGTGAAGAGCAGTTTCAGCAGATTCCCGCGAAGGTCGACCAAGTGGCCGATACCTTAGGAATAGGCAAACTGCTAGATCGCTATCCGCGAGAACTTTCGGGAGGGGAGCGTCAGCGGGTAGCCCTGGGGCGTGCAATCGTACGCGAACCGGCTGCCTTTTTGTTTGACGAGCCTTTGTCGAATCTTGACGCCAAGTTGCGGGTCGAGATGCGGCGTGAATTGAAAGAACTCCATCGTCGCCTCGGTGCGACGATGATTTACGTCACTCACGATCAGGTCGAAGCGATGACGCTGGGCGATCGAATCGCAGTGATGGATAAGGGAGTTTTACAGCAGGTTGGACCTCCGAGCGAGGTTTATCACAAGCCCGCGAATCGGTTTGTGGCCAGCTTTCTGGGAACGCCCGGTATGAATTTGCTCGAGGGAGAATTGGTCCAGGAGAATGGCCGGTTCCAGTTCCGCGGTTGCGGAATTCAACTGGAGCTCGCAGCCAGCCAATGCCCCGAGTTAGAACCAAGCGGCTCGAGAAAAGTGACTCTCGGTGTCCGACCAGAAGATATTCTTTTAACAGAGGATGCTTCTGCGGAATGGTTGGCGGCTGGCCAAGGTCAGGTAGAACTGATCGAATCGTTGGGAGATGTGGGCTTTGTCCATATTCGCCTTCCAGCGGATGAGGCGAACGGCGCCGTTTCGCCTCGGATTACTGCCAAGGCTGGTGTGAATGTGGCTCTGGATAGATCTATCCTAGGCTTGCAGGATCGACCAGCCTCGATCGCTTTCCGGGCGACAACGTTGCACTGGTTCGATGGAAAAACAGGTCTGCGTCTGTCCTCACCAGGGCGAGACTAA
- a CDS encoding beta-ketoacyl-[acyl-carrier-protein] synthase family protein, translating to MQSRRVVITGMGQISPLGMDLDSFANALGAGVSGIRKIESLPADALPSPYAGEATEFTGHIGDFGDVSKEQTRSIRKNLKVMCREIQMGVAAAQRALQHSGLAVGDYDPEKSGVIFGSDYMMTLPEEFDKATAACLNEGGEFAFEKWAEKGLPEITPLWLLKYLPNMPASHVAIFNDMRGPNNSITLREASAGAALGEAMMTIARGHADVIISGSTGTRVHETRTVHTFLQDPINEGSDEEAGRCLPFDLNRRGMVIGEGAGALVLESLEHAEARGAKILGEVLGQSISTGWNADRTADRPTAIANALAIVCRDAGIKPGDIQHINSHGLGAQQSDWDEAAGLTKFLGDLANKTPVIAMKSYFGNLGAGSGIVEVIGSLLAQQRKTLPGTLGFATRDPKCDLNVGCEPQEISSDGVFVSLNFSPQGQASAIAIRGV from the coding sequence ATGCAATCGAGACGAGTAGTCATTACCGGTATGGGACAGATCAGCCCGCTTGGCATGGATCTGGACTCCTTCGCCAATGCCCTTGGAGCTGGCGTATCTGGAATTCGCAAAATCGAGAGCCTTCCGGCTGATGCGCTGCCGAGTCCGTACGCCGGTGAAGCGACTGAATTCACCGGTCATATCGGCGACTTTGGCGACGTCAGCAAAGAGCAGACACGTTCGATTCGAAAGAATCTGAAGGTGATGTGCCGCGAGATCCAAATGGGTGTCGCAGCCGCACAGCGAGCGCTTCAGCACAGCGGTCTGGCGGTGGGGGATTACGACCCGGAAAAGTCGGGTGTCATTTTTGGTTCCGACTATATGATGACGCTCCCCGAAGAGTTCGACAAAGCGACGGCTGCCTGTCTGAATGAAGGTGGTGAATTCGCCTTCGAGAAGTGGGCAGAAAAGGGGCTCCCTGAGATCACGCCGCTGTGGCTGCTCAAGTATTTGCCAAACATGCCGGCTTCCCACGTTGCGATCTTCAACGATATGCGTGGTCCCAATAACTCGATCACCCTGCGCGAAGCGTCGGCTGGGGCTGCTTTGGGCGAAGCCATGATGACTATTGCTCGTGGGCACGCCGACGTGATCATCTCAGGCTCGACGGGTACGCGCGTGCATGAAACACGAACGGTGCACACTTTCCTACAGGACCCGATCAACGAGGGAAGCGACGAAGAGGCAGGGAGATGCCTGCCGTTCGACCTGAATCGTCGTGGTATGGTAATCGGTGAAGGGGCAGGGGCCCTCGTGCTTGAATCGCTTGAACATGCAGAGGCCCGCGGCGCCAAGATTCTGGGAGAAGTGCTCGGGCAATCGATTTCCACGGGTTGGAATGCTGATCGAACGGCCGACCGGCCGACCGCGATTGCCAATGCTTTGGCGATTGTTTGCCGCGACGCCGGAATCAAGCCTGGCGATATCCAGCATATTAACTCCCACGGATTGGGGGCTCAGCAGTCTGATTGGGATGAAGCTGCCGGTCTGACAAAATTTTTGGGAGACTTGGCAAATAAAACTCCGGTCATTGCAATGAAGAGTTACTTCGGTAACCTGGGTGCCGGCAGCGGCATCGTAGAAGTCATTGGTAGTCTGCTCGCTCAACAGCGTAAAACACTCCCCGGTACGCTTGGTTTCGCTACGCGTGACCCCAAATGCGATCTGAATGTGGGGTGCGAGCCCCAAGAGATCTCGTCCGACGGGGTGTTCGTCAGCTTGAATTTCAGCCCGCAAGGTCAGGCCTCGGCAATCGCCATTCGCGGGGTTTAG